tcgtttcatttccatattttgcaaaaaaacgtaCTGACCGGCGACCGTtccctaaatttagaaacgtcaaaccagattagctatttaaaataaatttcccagattttaaactccgcatgcttggtgaactgtcattagccatttcttgcattaccgaacataaagttgattacaattaaatgttaaaatgacttttcggcgttaggtcgttagaaaactctagttatataaatagcatggatttaaaaatgacaaaaagtttttccaaaagctggtatgagttacttgtatgaaaaacattCATTAAGTTGTAGCCAGATAAGAAATGTCGTGTCCCTTcaaagcactttgtattagctctttagtgatcccttctaTCCTTGGACAAGTAATGTTTCtaatatgtaaacatttcacctgaccatgcatggccgttgagccaagagtagaacgtaaaatcaataGCGAATTTCGTTGCAACAATACACACTGACTcgttaaaacttgaaggaattagttaTAATAAGCGTCTGACCCTCTATTAGACACAAAGGCCtaaaatgcctttattgccaatttatttaatcgctatttcaaatcaacattcaggattcacgcaatcgtaaatttgctaggtttatctatctaatatataccaaaataacacgaacaccatagaaaagcacgAGGAACTCAATTATcatgttaataaatatctgcatctcggttaccgttcactttaaacagtCACGAAATTTACAAGCGatgataaggaagatcaaatccaaggcagagcataaaactcagaataaaattaatttgtttttgaaatcagccgttaatgtattcaacagctgtcgctgatgtgaacgcaagggtatactagaaatatgtAACTTCGATATCTGGCGAccccttattcttgcaaaaaaacgagaaagggcgggaatatagaacaccaactttaggatatcgccgccgaaacgatcgcggtgacaaagacaatcagcgattatgatgaaattaatCATGAACCAGTAAatggagtatcgacctccgacgttctggatccctgttatgtataaaaaatattcaaattattcgattcgaaaaaagatttgattttgcccaccctagactaacagccatttaatttggctttgatttctaataagttttTCAAAGCGGGTCATAATCGTGGAAGATGCAAGGTGCAGcagctgcttgagatgatcgccagatatttcgggactattttcgagtacgggaacaaaattaaaatgctctagaaattaaaataatcattgagttatttgatttatacataatattcgaaaatgcgacaaaaactgaaaatccacgaaagcaagccaattattacagccatgtctaaaatctttccaagtgaaaagtgaccgagtggccgcgaaaacgcttactgttgcgtcactattgcattttgtagattagtcaacgctacgcaaatgAACACGGGaaatccattcgactaactaatagacttccgcattttaatttcaagtcaatgaatagttttcaataaaaaattttcttcgaaagtaattattttttaaagcattaacaagagccgcgggaaaggttgttgagagccgcatgcgtaTGTAAATTTCGATGTGTCCAACAACTACTGGTTTGAACATTTGACTGATTTATCTTGGTACTACTTACTTTTGGTGTGTTTACGTATGGTTCACTGCATCGCGAGTATTGGCTGATTACTTGGTTACTTCTTGTTATGGTTAACTGTCTAGAGCTTTAGTCTGTCTTTAGATCTGTTCTCATAAGCTTATTAATGGTGCTATAGTCATTGGGTATGAATAATCTATTTCTTAAGTTTCTTACATTGGGATAATCTGTTCTGACAAAGCCTCATTTAAATGTAAGTGAATTGGTATATTCTTGCTTTGTATTGTGCCTGGTTGCCTGtactcattttaatattcatctttATTGTTTGTCAGGTCACTTTGTCTTACTGATATCTGGATTGAATCACTTTGGGAGAAATCTATTCGTTTCATTTCGGGATATTAGTTAAGAGACATAGTAGGCAAGGGTGATTTGTCAATGGGCAGAAATCCAAATTAGTGACATTTAATGATACTGCACCTACACCTACAAACTGGAGTCTGAATCAAGCAGTTCTTCTTCAACCTTTCGAGGATTCAGCAATACATCAAAGCAAGAATGCCAACTAACAATGGCAGAATTTTTTCAAGGTCAGAATTTCAAACAACTCAAGAGTAAGTTTCCGGTACTCAAAGTAAATTTGGAAAGAATTTTAACACGATTTGAGCACTCTCTGGAAAGAAGAGATTTTGAAAAGGTCAAAATACTGTTTCACGATGCTAACGATAAAATAGCATTTTTGGTCTGTCTAATTGATACTATGGAATTGGCTCTAATTGAAGAAGACAGTACTACACAAAGTGAGGAAAAACCCGTTATATCCAAATTTAGTGAAGAAATTTTACGCGTGGAAAACAATATTGCAATCGATTTTGAGAAATATGAAGACAAACTAGATATAAAGCCGGTGATATCATCTCTTGTAACCACTCAAAACAATTATAATAATGATCCTCCTATGATTAAGTTATGTGGTATGGATCCGCCATGCTGGAACGGACAAAAAGTAGACTTTTATACCTGGAAAGAACGTTTTACAGATATAATGCACCATGCTAGAATTACGGATGATTTAGTGCAAATTTCATGGCTTTTACGCAATGGTGCAATGCCAAACGATTATCAAACAATGATATGTGACTGTAAATCAATTTCAAGTGCATGGGAACGCCTGGAAGAGCGTATTCCTAAATCAGTAGTTCAACGTGAAGTAATTAAGCAATACGAGCAAATAAAACCTTTATATAAGACCTCTCGTAATCCAGCGAACCTTAGGCGACTGGCTCacgaaatttctctcttctgcCGACGTATGGAAGATCTTGGGTTAAAACAGGATGCAAACTCGGTTTTTTCTGTCAATAGAGCATTAGAGTGTCTAGATGCAGACACTGCACTGCGATATAATAGTTCCAGCAAAGGTAATCATAACTTGGAATCTATAACGAATTTTCTGAGATCTGAAGCTACAGCGTTGGAAATATCTGGTAACTTTATCAGTCAAACCGAGAATATGAGGTTTCGACCGAGACAAAACCAGTCGCCAAGATCTAATTTCAATACGGTTAATCATGCTACAGACGAGAATGATAACATGGGTTCAGTTCAGCCAAGTCAAAGCACAGTCACTTGTATTTTTGGATGTGGAATTCAGCACCGCCTTATAGACTGCAACAAATATCAAAACCTATCAATTCCTGAAAGAAAAAACTTTATAGCAGATGATCGAAGATGTTTTATATGTCTAGGAACTCACTTTGCAAGAAATTGTGCAAGAACAACAGCCGATAGCTGTGTAAATTGTAACCAAAGACAGCATCATTGGTCATTATGTCCCGGAAAAGTACAGGGAAATTACAATACAATGAGAAATTCTGGTATGAACGACTCGAATTTGGAAAGTCAACATATTCACTCTAATGCAGCAGTATTCAACCAATCTCAGATGCATTCAAGACAATTGAGCGCTTTTAATTTGGATTATTCTCCATTACTTGTTGCAGAAGTGCAGGCGAGTGACAAAACATGGATCAAGGCAAATTTCTTTCTTGATGGTGGCAGTAACCATTCTTTGGTAAGAcgtaattttgtaaaatcattGAAACAAAAGGCAATAGGTCATGGGTTAATTCGGTTTGGTGTCGCAGGAGGAGCCATTCATGAAGAATCTTCTGGATGTaagattataatttaaaaattagaccTCTTTCACGAGACCAGATATTTGATATCAGAGTTACGGCTGTGAGAAAACCTTGTCACGATGTTACACCAATTCCGCCATCTATTTTTAAACAGTTTGAATATCTAAGAGGAATTCAGGATAAAATACCAGTTGGGCAAAAAACAGTCGATGTTCTTGTTGGTAGAGATTATGCACCTTTAATTCAAACAATGCATTCATTTCGTTCGCCAATTGATCCCGATAATCATCCTTCAGCAGCTTTCACATCTCTTGGATGCTATCTATATGGAGGCATTATTCAAGCACCGCAACGATCTTTCAATCATGTAGcaaatattaatagtttttcATCATTAGAAAATGAAGAGTTGCGCAAGTTTTTCCATGGTGAAGTTCTTGGAGTGCAACCCACAACTTTGTGTGTTTGTTCTAACTCAGAAATTGCAGAATCAGCATTTATCAAACATGTAAAAGCGACAACCAATATTAGTGCTGATGGCCGAGTTTGTGTCAAAATGCCATGGAAACCTGGTTTCCCAGAAAAATTGCACAACAATTTTGAGAAGGCGTatgaacaaatgaaaaaacGGGAACAAGAATTGTATAGAAAAGGAAAAACGGAAGAGTATAATATGGAGATTAAAAATCTGCTTCAGCGAGGCGTAGTACGACGACTAACACCGGTTGAAACGAAAACGGCTAAAGTTGAAAATGCATGGTACCTCAATCATCGTATCGTAGAACGTCCGGATAAAACCTCAACAAAATTAAGAATAGTATTTGATTCTGCGTGTCCTTTTAAGGGTACATGTCTCAATGATAGTTTAGAGCagtgcttcccaaacttttttgaccatcgcccccttaaagtagtttatacaacttcatcgcccccctgtactacaaaaaaatataaagtcagaaacgaatacattacagaccaaataagaagacaaatcatagtttatagtgttttttaatgagatagatcagattggtgttcttcagcgagtttttttattatatctaaaattaccccgtttactgatggaaaggtgatttcgttgttttaatagcaatagtagcacggctgaaaacccccctttttaccatataataggtcggaaatgaaagaatccagggttctacctcctcaaaaaccgccgtgtactcttgccttatagcatttcacttcctaaatccACCCcgtttcacattaaaataataaaaccaaagttaattttcccaaacttataataatgattttcgtacatctcattcattcgtacagcctgatgacctgcaccaaaaaacttcggaaaaattcatccccgattcctcatcctatcacggcctccagtccgatcaccagtccataattaaccagccatttgtttttggattcatagactcggatgtggaagaagacgtgactgactatcggctacggcccatgcaggggtcggcaaattttatgtcgctcgcaggacaaattcagggttgctagtattttgcgggtcgcatatatttttcgaaagttaaaaacggaacagcgcgcaaaaactgcgacaattcgtgaactcaactcagtcgtcttattaaaaaaatattacaatgacatttaatgtgtcactgtcttgttgctgcatcacgctggatagctttacgacgccaagattgaaacattttctaaatgggcatcaccaaacccacttttttgcttgttctttgtaatgttcattttcgaaaataatggtttgcacaaatacgtacttccaaacatcgaagtgaatattttcgcatgatttgtgaaattttgataaatattttctttaagaagatacattcttacaaaaattatgcAGTGAtcaatctctcgaatagaatatgaattttatttccttattgctttgcaatatattcgaatatttactgcgctattgaagccctgcactcagcatcaacttttctgcgtgtttccatttgtctaattataattaaattgtaggctcgttaaacgagtggctgttcactaaattgttaggatatagtataattcAGTATAAACGTGTCTcgcgataaattctgttacgtaaaaaaatgtaatttactcctcgagcgtagattataaataaaaaaaaattcatcgtcaaaaccgccgtttggatatttccccgggcatagacttccttgtttacttcgtgacattggccaatcagcaagatgcaaaaaacgtaacaatgccccctttcgcatccgctcagacactctcactcagacagattttcaggcgtggtcgtgaacattacctcattttcgcgtttttgaattatattcgttagtttttagttgtttttcggaaatttaaatatataacaaataagtcaatgattactttgtctttctatgagtttcagtttaaatacagcaatcaaaaattagtgtagaaatagctgtgatagactaggctaaaattctttatcggtacttttaaaaaacagattgttaaatgatgtgtattagaatgatagtttgaaacaaataccccatttcacaggcaacaactcgcgaaaccactcttaaaataagtaccaataattttaaaatggtaaagtatgggaagaattttccgcggtcaaaggtcagggaaaggtccattcagtgaatcgtcccgggccagattattttattccggccgtattttgccgaccactgggatacgcaaactaccttgccttactgcgaagacgagaccagaaatcctttcgcgtgtgataatcgcccacgtgattcaagcctgcgaatgcacacagagtacagaattaagtgcgccgaacataaaacaggtttcgcaaaatcgcccccctatcgccctctaagactttttcgcccccctctgtatcgttttcgcccactggggggcgatatcgcccactttgggaatcactggtttagAGAAAGGCCCCAGCTTTGCGAATTCTTTGTTCAGATGTTTCATGGCATGGCGAGCTGATAGTGTGGCTTGGCTATTGCTGGTGATATATCGAAAATGTTTAATCAAATTCAAATGGCAGAAGTCGATCAGAAATTTCATCGTTTCCTTTGGCGCTATGGGGATTCATCGTTGCAACCAACAATCTTTCAATGGCTTCGGGTTATGTTCGGAGATAAATCTAGTCCTGACTTGGCAtgctttaaaattaaatttttagccGATAAATTTCGAAAAGATCATCCTCTTGGAGCTGTTGTATTGGACAAAGATACATACATTGATGATGTCAGTCATTCTGTTTCGAATCACATTCTTGCAAACAAGGTTATCAATGATGTTGATCAAATACTTATTCGTGGAAAATTCTCTATAAAGATTTGGAACTCAAACCATCCTGAAGTAGATCAAAATCCTGGTGAAAAAGTTGTTGATGTACTTGGTCATTCCTGGAATAAAACTGATGACAGTTTCAGTTCAAAATTCAAAGACATTTCTTTCATGCAAACAGGATTTTCTAAAAGAAAAGCGTTAGCATGTGTAATGAAATTGTGGGACCCTCTGGATTATTTACTTCCAGTCACAATGCAGTATAGAATAGATCTTCAAAAGATCTGGGCAGATGGATTTAGCTGGGACCAAACTTTGCCAGATGATGTGGTCAAATGCTGGTATAACAATGTTCGAGAAATGTCCAAGTTAGCTCAAGTTTCAACTCCAAGATGTCTGAAACCTGAAAACACAACTGGACCTTCTCAACTGCACGCATTTTCAGACGGTGGAGATTTAGCCTATGGCACTTGTGTGTTCTTAACTTCTTACGGTGGCCTACAACAGGTGGAGTTAAGCTAACATTCGTTGCAGCAAAGGGATTTGTGGCGCCACTCAAACACAAAAGTACTCCAAGAAAGGAGCTAATGGGAGCAATAGGCATGAGCAGATTGGTGCATGAAATAAGTAGAGCACTACCGTACAATATTGCATTCAAGTATTTCTGGATAGACAGCAAAGTTGTTATTTATTGGTTGAACTCCCAATCTGGAAAATTCAAACCATTCGTTGCTTCAAGAGTACAAGAATTTCAAGATACACATAAGAATCTAACAAAAGAAGTCAAATTCATTCCAAGTCTTCTTAATGCTGCAGATTGTTTAACAAAACCTATTTCCTGCGAGAAGCTTACAATTTGGCATGAAGGACCTGAATTTCTAAGGCAACCAATGGAATATTGGCCGAATGATGATAACTTAAAATTAGATGAATTATGTCAAGAAATATTGGAAGAAAAACCACCAACTAAGTCGAAAGCATATCGCGGAAAAAGACAATTCAACGTCGTTAAAGCAGATTTGCCTTATCAAAATGATAATGATTTAGCGGATAATTTTTCTTCATGGCAAGACTTGCTAAGAGCGACAGCTTGGATGAAGGGTGCATTTCAGCAAAAATCATTTGTCAATTTGGAATTAAAACTGCCGATGTCGTACAATACACAGAGAAAGCAAAATTGTGTATATTCAGAATTTGTCAAAAGTCTATGATTGATGAATTTGGGAAGGCTGTCAAAACTCTATGGAAATTAGACTTGTTATTCGATTCTCACGGAATTCTTCGTATTGGTGGAAGACTGAATAGAACTGATTTATATATGGAAATGAAGCATCTAGTCGTACTTCCGGGCAAACATTCCCTCGTTCGTCTTCTTGGAGTGTTCTATCATAAAAAGTTCTTACATCAAGGGTATCGAGTTATATTGGCAAATATGAAGAATGACGGTATTGTTCTTATTGGTGGAAGAATACTCTTAAAATCAATAGCATCAATGTGTATATTTTGCAGAATTCGTCGTAGAAAGTTGCTACAGCAACGCATGGGAGAACTTCCTTCATTTCGAATGCAACCACAGATGGCACCATTCAATTCTGTAGCAATGAGTTTTTTCGGATACTTGAAAGTAAAGCAATCTCGAAATGTAGTTATCAACGCGTCTGTTTTGATTATTACATGTGCAACCACTCGTTATATTCATCTGGAACTGTGTCTGGCTCTGGATACTAATTCGTTCCTTCGGGCATGGAGACGATTTGTATCTATAAGGGGAATTCATCCTGCATTTGTATTTTCCGACGGAGGTACTACATTTCACGCTAGTCAAGCGCCTATCAAGGAATGGATCGAGAAATGGAAATTTCAGTTGATTCAACATGAGATGGCAGAGAATCAAACGAAATTTGATTGGAAATATAATGTGCCTTACGCGTCACATATGAATGGAGTAGTAGAATCGCTTATCAACTCGGTTCGCAAAGCACTCGATGCATCAGTGGTGAATTACAGCAGGGCTCTTATGACCTACGAAGAATGGACAACTGTTCTCAACGAAATTACTTATATCATCAATAGTCGACCACTTTTCCCAGATGGAAACCCTTTggaatataattgtattacTGGCAATACTCTTTTACATCCATATGCAAAGCAGGTAGTCCCTCAAACTACACAAGAAGAGAAATTCAATCCACGAGACATGCTAAAAGTGGCGGAAAACAGAGTTGAGGTGTTCTGGAAAACATGGATGAAACACATACCGCATCAGCTATTACTTGCTAACAAATGGTTTCGAACAAGACGCAATCTTCAAGTTGGAGATTACGTATTAATTATTCAACCTGGATTTAAAGGCGGAAGTGCACCAGGAGGTTTATGGAAAAAAGCACTGGTTCACAACATTATGCCCAGTTCAGATGGCTTGGTGAGAAGTGTTACAATCAAAGACAGCGATGGGAATTTATACAATCGACCAATACATAAACTTTGTCTAATTGCGACCAAAGAAGAGCTACAGTGTGGGTTGAAAGACATCTAATCTCATATCAGTTACTCCGAGTCAACAATGTTCAATATTATCGTCTTTTTCATTGCATTCATagagtggggggggggggggtggttTGAACATTTGACTGATTTATCTTGGTACTACTTACTTTTGGTGTGTTTACGTATGGTTCACTGCATCGCGATTATTGGCTGATTACTTGGTTACTTCTTGTTATGGTTAACTGTCTAGAGCTTTAGTCTGTCTTTAGATCTGTTCTCATAAGCTTGTTAATGGTGCTATAGTCATTGGGTATAAATAATCTATTTCTTAAGTTTCTTACATTGGGATAATCTGTTCTGACAAAGCCTCATTTAAATGTAAGTGAATTGGTATATTCTTGCTTTGTATTGTGCCTGGTTGCCTGtactcattttaatattcatctttATTGTTTGTCAGGTCACCTTGTCTTACTGATATCTGGATTAAATCACTTTGGGACTGTTGGGAGAAATCTATTCGTTTCATTTCGGGATATTAGTTAAAGAGACATAGTAGGCAAGGGTGATTTGTCAATGGGCAGAAATCCAAATTAACTACTGACtatgaacctttccccgagcatcgaattcctcgtttacttcgtgacattggccaatcagcaagatgcaataagtgacgtaacaaagctcccctttcgcatccgctcagacacttttctcgctcagacagattttcaggcgtggtcgtaaacattcgTGACCGttcatttgaacccacgtacatttgaacccatgacatccgcgggttcaatctatatacgggttctaaaacccatgggttaggttagtatgggttcaaatatctataaaacaaaaaaaatgtccataggtgcaatagtatgcaggtgcaattgtcgtgggttcaaatgtacgtgggttcaaatgtaatggaaccgtaaacattacctcgttttcgcgtttttgaactctattcgttagttttcagttgtgtttcggaaattttaaatataaatcagataattcaatgatcacccTATTTTATttggagttttaatttaattgcagtaataaaaatattagtgtaaaaatagctgtgataggctatgctaaaattctttaccggtacttttgaaaatcagattgttgtatgcggtGAATCATAATAATGGTTtgaacaaataccccattttacaggcatcAACTCGcgaaccactcttaaaataaactccgaaaattttgcaatggtgaagtaCAGGAAGAATtattcgggggtcaaaggtcgggaaaaggtccatagAACGGAGGAACGGAGATTCGTCATAACGTCGGTAGATGTCAGAAGTGACCTCGCGACTTTCTGCGTCACCTTAATACCGTATCTTGCAAGTGAGCTTTCCCAGGCGGTTCATCGTTGTATTTTGGATTGCAAAGATGTCATCATCTTCAGACGACGGGGAggattatatatattacaagtaTGTCTAAACAATTTTTGACCACTGTATTGTTGTAGTGAACATGCAGAATAAGGCTATGAAGAAGAAACTTTgcttattacagtattacagtATTAGGCCTACTTACAGCTGTACAGACTTAGACTATTGCTACTCACAATTCTTTTTTTCAGAGATCGTCCAGAGTGGAATGATGTAACACCAGTACCACAAGATGATGGACCTCACCCAGTTGTACAGATTGCTTACAGTGAAAAATGTATTCCTTCTTTTATTCACTTTTatggttactttaatttatCTTTAGGCCCATCTTTGTTTCTTGATTTTATCTCAAGAATGCTGATAAGAATTTGATTGTTCCCCAGGGCAAATTATATGGCAAACTTAATGGATTGAAGGATccaattaatataaatattctgATAGGCTATATATTATCCACCTATAGTTATATAATTGTTACCATTTTTACAGTCAAAGATGTCTTTGATTACTTTCGAGCAGTTTTGAAATCAAACGAAAAAAGTGAACGAGCTCTCGAACTCACAAAAAGTGCGATTGATATGAATCCTGCAAATTACACAGTATGGCAATATAGGTATGCAATATTTGTAATCAAACTGGTTGGTGTATTATGTAAGGTGTTGGGAACACACTGTTGTCTCAAACCTAATAAATCTGGCCGAGAAATGCTGACTAAATTGCAATCGAAGTGATGTGCAAGAAGACTTCTTGCCATCAAAAGGTTGTTCTCATAACTTTTTGCAGAGGCTATATGTTATAGCCATTTGTATCCATGAAAGAATGCGATTAGGCTTTTTTTAACACCTCTGCTGGAAAGATTTGCCATAAAGCAAGCAAAATACTTTcagtacaaaattttttttgagattTGAAACATCGCAGTGGTTGGGAACTGGCTGTTAATTTTGAATGACTAAAAGCCTTATTGGTGGGGATGGGATAGACAAGTTAAGATGACGAAGTTCGTTACAATATCTGTCACAGAGGCAGAATGACATCATATTTTGTCAATGGCTAAGATTGTGCATTCTTAAAATTACTTTTAGAGCAATGA
The sequence above is a segment of the Styela clava chromosome 7, kaStyClav1.hap1.2, whole genome shotgun sequence genome. Coding sequences within it:
- the LOC144425098 gene encoding uncharacterized protein LOC144425098, yielding MGAIGMSRLVHEISRALPYNIAFKYFWIDSKVVIYWLNSQSGKFKPFVASRVQEFQDTHKNLTKEVKFIPSLLNAADCLTKPISCEKLTIWHEGPEFLRQPMEYWPNDDNLKLDELCQEILEEKPPTKSKAYRGKRQFNVVKADLPYQNDNDLADNFSSWQDLLRATAWMKGAFQQKSFVNLELKLPMSYNTQRKQNCVYSEFVKSL
- the LOC120327952 gene encoding uncharacterized protein LOC120327952, which translates into the protein MIDEFGKAVKTLWKLDLLFDSHGILRIGGRLNRTDLYMEMKHLVVLPGKHSLVRLLGVFYHKKFLHQGYRVILANMKNDGIVLIGGRILLKSIASMCIFCRIRRRKLLQQRMGELPSFRMQPQMAPFNSVAMSFFGYLKVKQSRNVVINASVLIITCATTRYIHLELCLALDTNSFLRAWRRFVSIRGIHPAFVFSDGGTTFHASQAPIKEWIEKWKFQLIQHEMAENQTKFDWKYNVPYASHMNGVVESLINSVRKALDASVVNYSRALMTYEEWTTVLNEITYIINSRPLFPDGNPLEYNCITGNTLLHPYAKQVVPQTTQEEKFNPRDMLKVAENRVEVFWKTWMKHIPHQLLLANKWFRTRRNLQVGDYVLIIQPGFKGGSAPGGLWKKALVHNIMPSSDGLVRSVTIKDSDGNLYNRPIHKLCLIATKEELQCGLKDI
- the LOC144425097 gene encoding uncharacterized protein LOC144425097, producing the protein MAEFFQGQNFKQLKSKFPVLKVNLERILTRFEHSLERRDFEKVKILFHDANDKIAFLVCLIDTMELALIEEDSTTQSEEKPVISKFSEEILRVENNIAIDFEKYEDKLDIKPVISSLVTTQNNYNNDPPMIKLCGMDPPCWNGQKVDFYTWKERFTDIMHHARITDDLVQISWLLRNGAMPNDYQTMICDCKSISSAWERLEERIPKSVVQREVIKQYEQIKPLYKTSRNPANLRRLAHEISLFCRRMEDLGLKQDANSVFSVNRALECLDADTALRYNSSSKGNHNLESITNFLRSEATALEISGNFISQTENMRFRPRQNQSPRSNFNTVNHATDENDNMGSVQPSQSTVTCIFGCGIQHRLIDCNKYQNLSIPERKNFIADDRRCFICLGTHFARNCARTTADSCVNCNQRQHHWSLCPGKVQGNYNTMRNSGMNDSNLESQHIHSNAAVFNQSQMHSRQLSAFNLDYSPLLVAEVQASDKTWIKANFFLDGGSNHSLFEYLRGIQDKIPVGQKTVDVLVGRDYAPLIQTMHSFRSPIDPDNHPSAAFTSLGCYLYGGIIQAPQRSFNHVANINSFSSLENEELRKFFHGEVLGVQPTTLCVCSNSEIAESAFIKHVKATTNISADGRVCVKMPWKPGFPEKLHNNFEKAYEQMKKREQELYRKGKTEEYNMEIKNLLQRGVVRRLTPVETKTAKVENAWYLNHRIVERPDKTSTKLRIVFDSACPFKADKFRKDHPLGAVVLDKDTYIDDVSHSVSNHILANKVINDVDQILIRGKFSIKIWNSNHPEVDQNPGEKVVDVLGHSWNKTDDSFSSKFKDISFMQTGFSKRKALACVMKLWDPLDYLLPVTMQYRIDLQKIWADGFSWDQTLPDDVVKCWYNNVREMSKLAQVSTPRCLKPENTTGPSQLHAFSDGGDLAYGTCVFLTSYGGLQQVELS